From the genome of Ziziphus jujuba cultivar Dongzao chromosome 6, ASM3175591v1, one region includes:
- the LOC107403433 gene encoding ATP-dependent Clp protease ATP-binding subunit CLPT2, chloroplastic: MAARTFAKLPTAITVSQSNCSRTTHETSSLTPTRTLRPNIFRSPWLGTDCLWLQASSFRSQAPKIRLVTATVSLSLPTAKPERLSSPEKVPKWSRRAIKSFAMGELEARKLKYPTTGTEALLMGILIEGTSLAAKFLRANGVTLLKVREETIKLLGKGDMYFFSPEHPPLTEDAQRALDRAVDKKITSGDNGEITTTHILLGIWSEVESPGHKILSAFGFSDEKAKELESLSSEPGFVDD, translated from the exons ATGGCTGCTCGAACTTTCGCCAAGCTTCCCACAGCAATCACAGTCTCTCAGTCCAATTGTAGTAGAACAACCCACGAAACTTCTTCTCTGACTCCGACCCGGACTCTCAGACCCAACATTTTTCGGAGCCCATGGCTGGGTACCGATTGTCTATGGCTTCAGGCTTCGAGTTTCAGAAGCCAGGCACCAAAGATCCGGCTTGTCACTGCTACAGTCTCTTTGAGCCTCCCAACTGC AAAACCGGAAAGACTTTCTTCCCCCGAGAAAGTTCCTAA atggtCTCGGAGGGCTATAAAGTCGTTTGCTATGGGGGAATTGGAAGCCAGGAAGCTCAAGTACCCGACTACTGGAACTGAAGCCCTTCTCATGGGGATCCTCATTGAGG GTACTAGTCTGGCAGCAAAGTTTTTGCGGGCAAATGGTGTAACACTTCTCAAGGTTCGTGAAGAAACTATCAAGTTACTTGGAAAAGGTGACATGTACTTTTTCAGTCCTGAGCATCCTCCATTGACTGAAGATGCTCAAAGAGCTCTGGATCGGGctgttgataaaaaaattacatctg GTGATAATGGTGAAATTACTACAACACATATTCTTCTTGGCATTTGGTCAGAAGTGGAATCGCCAGGTCACAAGATATTGTCTGCCTTCGGCTTCAGTGATGAGAAAGCTAAAGAACTGGAATCTTTAAGTTCTGAGCCTGGATTTGTTGATGATTGA
- the LOC107409560 gene encoding protein DETOXIFICATION 56 — protein sequence MYETSNLEENPRETASQPVSSPSTQKWPANYPMMMLKELKTQQRIALPLVAMNLTWFAKIAITTAFLGRLGELQLAGGTLGFMFANVTGFSVLNGLCAAMEPICGQAFGAKNFKLLHKTLVMTVFLLILVTIPISFLWLNVDKILIHFGQQEDISLVAKRYLFYLLPDLVITSFLCPLKAYLSSQSITIPIMFSAALALAFHIPANILLSKARGLEGVAMAVWMSDLIVLILLAVYVGKVENAKEARWKEGGWLNQSYQDWMRLLKLSGPCCLITCLEWWCYEILVLLTGRLANAKQAVGVLAIVLNFDYLLYSVMLSLATCASIRVSNELGANQPGRAYHSAYTSLAFSAFAGCIGSLVMVGARGSWGPLFSHDKGILRGVKKTLPLMALVELVNFPVAVCGGIMRGTARPCLALYANLGGFYLLALPMGVIFAFKVALGIRGLLIGFLIGVVACLALLAVFVVRINWYEEACKAQILASMADQAPEEIKVGNQKSAETVDDAQV from the coding sequence ATGTATGAAACATCTAACCTGGAAGAGAACCCTAGAGAAACAGCTTCTCAGCCAGTCTCTTCCCCATCAACTCAAAAATGGCCAGCCAACTATCCAATGATGATGCTCAAAGAGCTAAAAACACAACAGAGAATAGCTCTTCCATTGGTGGCCATGAATTTGACATGGTTTGCCAAGATAGCTATCACAACAGCTTTTCTAGGCCGGCTCGGAGAGCTCCAATTGGCTGGTGGAACTCTTGGTTTTATGTTTGCCAATGTCACTGGCTTTTCTGTCTTGAACGGGCTCTGTGCAGCCATGGAACCAATATGCGGCCAAGCATTTGGagcaaaaaatttcaaactcctTCACAAGACCCTTGTCATGACAGTCTTCTTGTTAATACTCGTGACAATTCCTATCTCTTTCTTGTGGCTAAACGTGGACAAGATCCTAATCCATTTTGGACAACAAGAAGACATTTCACTTGTTGCAAAGAGATACCTTTTCTACCTCCTCCCTGACTTGGTAATCACTTCATTCCTCTGCCCTCTCAAAGCCTACTTGAGCTCCCAAAGCATAACAATTCCTATAATGTTTAGCGCGGCTTTGGCGCTTGCCTTTCACATACCCGCCAACATCTTACTATCAAAAGCGAGAGGTCTTGAAGGAGTTGCAATGGCTGTGTGGATGTCTGATCTCATAGTTCTAATTCTACTGGCCGTATACGTCGGGAAGGTGGAAAATGCAAAGGAAGCGAGATGGAAGGAAGGGGGATGGTTGAACCAAAGTTATCAAGATTGGATGAGGCTTCTCAAGCTTTCTGGACCCTGCTGCCTCATCACTTGCCTTGAATGGTGGTGCTATGAGATTTTAGTTCTGCTAACAGGGCGGCTTGCCAATGCCAAACAGGCAGTGGGAGTGTTGGCCATTGTGCTAAATTTCGACTACTTGCTCTACTCTGTGATGCTTTCTCTGGCCACATGCGCATCGATCCGGGTGTCAAATGAGCTAGGAGCAAACCAACCAGGTCGTGCTTATCATTCTGCATACACCTCTCTGGCATTTAGCGCATTTGCAGGCTGCATAGGAAGTTTGGTGATGGTAGGAGCCAGGGGAAGTTGGGGACCTCTGTTCAGCCATGATAAGGGGATCTTAAGAGGTGTGAAAAAGACATTGCCGTTGATGGCTCTGGTGGAGTTGGTAAACTTCCCAGTAGCAGTTTGTGGAGGAATTATGAGAGGTACAGCCAGACCATGTCTAGCCTTGTATGCCAACCTTGGTGGGTTCTACCTCCTGGCCTTGCCCATGGGGGTGATCTTTGCCTTCAAGGTCGCTCTTGGGATAAGAGGACTGTTGATTGGATTTTTGATTGGGGTGGTCGCGTGCTTGGCTTTGTTAGCGGTATTTGTTGTGAGGATCAACTGGTATGAAGAAGCCTGCAAGGCACAAATTCTTGCCTCCATGGCTGACCAAGCTCCAGAAGAGATAAAAGTTGGAAATCAGAAATCTGCAGAGACCGTCGATGATGCCCAAGTATGA